The proteins below are encoded in one region of Belonocnema kinseyi isolate 2016_QV_RU_SX_M_011 chromosome 5, B_treatae_v1, whole genome shotgun sequence:
- the LOC117172970 gene encoding facilitated trehalose transporter Tret1-like: MDNDRKTIFLQYAAAIICSITAIGCGSSFSWTSPALPYLTSNSSYLEVSMEQSDTIASLLPVGYIIGYLINPILIDRLGRKWTLLMFSGPQFFSWLLIVLADNVSVIYAARIVNGIGYGGGYCSCTVYLSEIGSRKNRGIFITFINLSMGIGILIIMLLGAYLPYYYMNVSLLFMPIVFFFTFIFIPDSSYFIEKNKNIEKEEERVDLMDPRKFQIIEMQKKIRTAGLEAGERESKILNLKRSKLWKLFSVQSSRRGLIIIVMLAAHDVFSGHMALRFFTQQILTFGEFWLAPEKATLIIATVKIVACFLNTLVIERIKRRSLLFFSGILSALAQGIISSFFFAVEYQLDVSSFGWVPIFASAFYEFGLSIGIGNLYYVLQGELLPLEVRSYGITVIKIFYMAFTYICLVRFQLLVENVGAHFIFLFFAIFCFIFTLILFKILPETKGKSLRDIQTIFK, translated from the exons ATGGATAATGACAGGAAAACTATATTTCTACAATATGCGGCTGCTATTATTT gTTCCATAACGGCTATTGGATGCGGATCAAGTTTCAGTTGGACCTCACCCGCATTGCCTTATTTGACTAGCAATAGTTCCTATTTGGAAGTGTCTATGGAACAAAGTGATACAATAGCATCCCTACTACCTGTAGGATACATAATTGGATACCTAATCAATCCCATTTTAATTGATCGATTAGGCAGAAAATGGACGTTACTGATGTTTTCTGGACCCCAATTTTTCTCCTGGCTCCTGATAGTTCTGGCAGACAATGTCAGTGTCATTTACGCAGCAAGAATTGTAAATGGGATTGGATATGGTGGAGGATATTGTAGCTGCACGGTATATTTATCAGAAATCGGAAGCCggaaaaatagaggaatttttatcACCTTTATCAATCTTTCGATGGGTATCGGAATTTTGATTATAATGTTGCTTGGTGCTTATCTTCCTTATTATTACATGAACGTCTCTCTTCTGTTTATGccaattgttttctttttcacaTTCATCTTCATACCAGATTCctcctattttattgaaaaaaataaaaatattgagaagGAGGAAGAAAGGGTGGATTTAATGGATCCTCGAAAATTCCAGATAATTGAAATGCAAAAGAAAATTAGAACAGCGGGACTTGAAGCTGGAGAAAgagaatccaaaattttaaatttgaagagaagcaaactttggaaattattttccGTTCAAAGTAGTCGCAGaggattaataattattgttatgcTGGCAGCACATGATGTGTTTTCGGGACACATGGCTCTACGATTTTTTACTCAACAAATTTTAACCTTTGGCGAATTTTGGTTGGCACCCGAAAAAGCTACTTTGATCATTGCAACTGTGAAAATTGTTGCCTGTTTTTTAAACACCCTAGTGatcgaaagaattaaaagaagaagtcttcttttcttttctggaattttatctGCTCTGGCTCAAGGAATTATTAGTTCCTTTTTCTTTGCTGTGGAATATCAGCTAGATGTATCTTCATTTGGATGGGTGCCAATTTTTGCTAGTGCATTTTATGAATTTGGTCTCAGCATTGGAATTGGAAATCTATACTACGTTTTACAGGGAGAGCTTCTTCCACTTGAAGTGAGAAGTTACGGAATTACtgtgattaaaattttctacatggCGTTCACCTATATTTGTCTCGTTCGATTTCAACTGCTGGTTGAAAATGTCGGGGCacattttatattcttattttttgctattttttgttttatttttacacttattCTCTTCAAAATATTACCCGAAACAAAGGGAAAAAGTTTGCGAGATATTCA aacaatttttaaa